TGCGCTCGGCGCGGCAGCTTACTTTCGCGACGAGCCGCTGCTCATAATCCTGGCGGCGGCGGGAATTCTACTCTCGTTCGCCGATTTCGCAATCGCCTATCATGCGGGGGGAAGACAACTTCGCCCCGCTCACGGCTTTCACGCAAGCGGGATCATCGCATTCATCCTCGTTCTCACGATGATTCTCTTCGCCTTCGGTCGCTGAGCCTTGCGAAGCGGCATCCCTCAGCGCGAGCGCACGGATTCCTCCGCGGAAAGCAGACTCTCAAGCTGCCCGATACCGAGACGATCTGCCAGCACCTGGTTCACGATGGCCCGAAGGCGGGCAGCGCGCAGGGCGTCCGTAGCGAGCCCGATCTGCGTGACCACATCGGCGATGGCGGCCAATTCGTCGGGGGCGAAGGCTTCGGCTTGCGCGCAGCGACGCAATAGAACGATGCCGAAGAGCTGCCCGCGCAACGCGCATGGAAACGCGCTGCCAGACCCGAGCGCAGAGCCGAGCCCTTCGGCGTCAACCGGAGCGGTGCGTTCGCGCAGTTCGACAGCGAGCGGGTCGTCGTCGGGGATGATTGTCCCCGCTGCGTCACCACTTTCTATGCGCAGCCGGTCCGTGCTATCGCGCAAGGCGATAACTGTCGCATCGCAGCGCGTGCGTTCACGTAGTACGCTGCTTGCGCTCTCGATGAGCGTCCCTTCGTCGCAGAAGTGATAGATCGAGGCGCGAAACGATCGCAACGCAGAGAGAAGATGATAGCGATCGCGAAACAGCAGGTGCTGCACGCGATGCTCGGTGGCTTGATGAAGCCGCTGCGCGAAGAAGGAGAGCCCGACGGCGGCGCTAGCCGAGACGGCGAGCTTCACATTTGGCACCGCCCCGCCGAGCGCATCGAAGACCCGCTCGAGGGTGAATTCGATAAGACTGACACCTACGACGATCATACCGAGCAAGATCGTGAACGTCGTACCGCGAGCGATG
This portion of the Candidatus Dormiibacterota bacterium genome encodes:
- a CDS encoding DUF4267 domain-containing protein; this encodes MTALLVLCSALALVLIVAGVYALVEPYGMAHVYGVPIEGASAAGFVRAAGIRDLTFGVALGAAAYFRDEPLLIILAAAGILLSFADFAIAYHAGGRQLRPAHGFHASGIIAFILVLTMILFAFGR